One Planctomycetaceae bacterium genomic region harbors:
- a CDS encoding SMP-30/gluconolactonase/LRE family protein, translating to MNAILNGNTIVDNADSTEPASVVQLGRRSFLAAAAATATTVAFGREYGPDAPPVRYPEPDVVVLDDRFARYKLGNSPILRLYHSKEMLWAEGPAWNGVGRYLLWSDIPNNVQMRWLEEDGHVSVFRSPAGNSNGNTFDYQGRQISCQHQTRRVVRYEHDGSETVLAETFNGKSLNAPNDAVVHPDDGAVWFTDPGYGGIMNYEGRQAGTGSPQPYQKEAVYRIDAQTGKVEQVTDEIYKPNGLCFSNDYKKLYVADTGASHYPDAPRNIKVWDIVDGKRLANGREFASMELELNGKKVGGLADGIRADEDGNVWASAGWVGDGYDGVHIFAPNGDRIGQILLPEICSNVCFGGSKRNRLFMTGSTSLYAVYVETRGGHIS from the coding sequence ATGAACGCAATATTGAACGGCAACACCATCGTTGACAACGCGGACTCCACCGAACCAGCGTCCGTAGTGCAACTGGGCCGTCGTTCGTTTCTGGCTGCTGCAGCGGCCACGGCAACGACTGTCGCATTCGGGCGGGAGTACGGACCGGACGCTCCGCCCGTCCGATATCCGGAGCCTGATGTCGTCGTTTTGGACGACCGTTTCGCAAGGTACAAACTCGGGAATTCGCCAATCCTGCGTTTGTACCACAGCAAAGAGATGTTGTGGGCAGAAGGCCCCGCATGGAACGGAGTCGGCCGTTACCTGCTGTGGAGCGACATTCCGAACAACGTACAGATGCGCTGGCTGGAAGAAGACGGCCACGTCAGTGTGTTTCGCAGTCCCGCTGGCAACAGCAACGGCAATACCTTTGATTATCAGGGTCGGCAGATCTCCTGCCAGCATCAGACAAGACGTGTCGTGCGCTACGAACACGACGGTTCCGAAACCGTTCTGGCAGAAACGTTCAACGGCAAGTCGCTGAACGCGCCGAACGACGCGGTGGTCCACCCCGACGATGGAGCCGTGTGGTTTACCGATCCAGGCTACGGCGGCATCATGAATTACGAAGGCCGTCAGGCAGGGACAGGGTCCCCGCAGCCGTATCAAAAGGAGGCTGTCTATCGGATCGACGCACAGACCGGCAAGGTGGAACAGGTTACGGACGAGATCTACAAGCCGAACGGACTATGCTTTTCGAACGACTACAAGAAGCTCTACGTGGCCGACACGGGAGCCAGCCACTATCCCGATGCTCCCCGTAACATCAAGGTCTGGGACATCGTCGATGGAAAGCGCCTCGCGAACGGCAGGGAGTTCGCGTCGATGGAACTCGAACTGAATGGCAAGAAGGTCGGGGGACTTGCCGACGGAATTCGTGCCGACGAAGACGGAAACGTGTGGGCCAGTGCGGGCTGGGTCGGCGATGGCTACGACGGTGTTCACATTTTCGCACCGAACGGCGACCGCATCGGCCAGATCCTGCTGCCGGAAATCTGTTCCAACGTCTGCTTCGGCGGCTCAAAACGCAATCGCCTTTTCATGACCGGCAGCACGTCGCTCTACGCCGTCTACGTGGAAACTCGCGGCGGACACATTTCGTAA
- a CDS encoding DUF1559 domain-containing protein, producing MSLKSITVSGKLPPENATLRLTAKTSDAAAGLTELVNGWTKEQLGEDAASLQLESDGDSAVLNVTSVEQAIAVIGSVQRLMTGQSRPATMTSLKQFGLALHKFRDVLGHFPPQSLVDENGKRLLSCRVLILPYLDAYPLYQEFRLGEPWDSEHNRRLIEKMPNVFRSPASAGHEPDVGMTLFVAPLTASTIFGQPGPGVKITDITDGTSNTILLVEAAADRAVIWTKPDDLMIDLKNPLSSIIDENADGFAALFADGSARVWPNDIAVEMLQAILSMNGGELVDWNK from the coding sequence GTGAGTCTGAAATCGATCACCGTGTCGGGCAAGCTTCCTCCTGAGAACGCGACGCTGCGCCTCACGGCGAAAACTTCCGACGCCGCGGCCGGTCTGACGGAACTCGTGAACGGCTGGACGAAGGAGCAGCTTGGCGAAGACGCTGCCAGTCTGCAGTTGGAATCTGACGGCGACAGCGCTGTGCTGAACGTGACATCCGTCGAACAGGCCATCGCCGTCATCGGATCAGTTCAGCGACTGATGACGGGGCAAAGCCGCCCGGCCACGATGACCTCACTCAAGCAGTTTGGCCTGGCGTTGCACAAATTTCGTGACGTCTTAGGTCACTTCCCGCCGCAGTCGCTCGTTGACGAAAATGGAAAGCGGCTGCTGAGCTGTCGAGTGCTGATCCTGCCGTACCTTGACGCGTACCCGCTGTATCAGGAATTCCGTCTGGGTGAACCGTGGGACAGCGAACACAACCGCAGGCTGATTGAAAAAATGCCGAATGTATTTCGGTCACCAGCCTCTGCGGGGCACGAACCGGACGTCGGGATGACGCTCTTCGTCGCACCGCTGACGGCCAGCACCATTTTCGGCCAGCCGGGCCCCGGCGTCAAAATCACAGATATCACCGATGGGACCAGCAACACGATTCTGCTGGTGGAAGCCGCTGCCGACCGGGCTGTGATCTGGACAAAGCCGGACGACCTGATGATCGATCTGAAGAACCCGCTGAGTTCGATCATCGACGAGAATGCTGACGGCTTCGCAGCGTTATTCGCTGACGGTTCGGCCCGGGTGTGGCCGAACGACATCGCCGTCGAGATGCTGCAGGCGATCCTGTCGATGAACGGCGGTGAACTCGTGGACTGGAACAAGTGA